The sequence TCGCTGAAGCGCTCCCCCATTAAGTAGTAGACGGCGCTGACGTGCTTGCAGGGGTTGACCTTGTCCGGGCAGGTGCACTCGCTGCGGACCTCCTGCAACTTGAAGGGGAAGAGACGCTTGCCGCTGGCGGCGAAGGCCCGCTCGATGTCCTGCGGCATGACCCCAGCCAGGAGCTGGGCGGACCAACGGGCCTTTTGTCCCAGGGCCTCAAGGACGTAGTTCCAGTCCTCATCGTTGAGGACATCCAGCCAGAGCTTCACCTTGTAGGGGTCCTCGCCGCTGCCCTGCACCCGGGCGTGAACGCGGCGGCCTTCAAAGCGGATCGAGAGGACGTTGCCTTCACGGGCGTAGGCCCAGGCCCGCTCCAGGCGCTTCTTGAAGCGGTAGCCGTTGATCAGCTCCATCCACTGCTCAACCCACCAGGGCTGCTGGCTCAGGCCCTCATCGCCGAGCTGGGTGGTGATGCCGTTGGAGGGGGAGGTGAAGGTCATCGGATTAGTTCTCGCTGAGGGTGACGAGTTCTTTGAGTTGGCTCACATCCATGCCGCCGAGCCAATCCTCGCCGGAGCCAACGATGTCTTCGGCGAGTTTCGACTTCTCTTTAATCATGCGGTCGATGCGCTCTTCCACCGAGCCACTGGTGATGAACTTGTGGACCATCACTCGGTTCTGCTGGCCGATGCGGTAGGCCCGGTCCGTGGCCTGGTTTTCCACGGCGGGGTTCCACCAGCGGTCGATGTGGAAGACGTGGCTGGCGCGGGTCAGGTTGAGGCCGACGCCGCCCGCCTTGAGGGAGAGCAGGAAGAGTTGCGGGCCGCGGGGGTCGTCCTGGAAGCGATCGACCATGGCCTGGCGTTCGGTCTTGCTGGTGCTGCCGTAGAGGAAGGGAACCTCTTGGCGCCACCTGTGCTCCAGGTGAGCCTTGAGGAGGTGCCCCCATTCGGCGAATTGGGTGAAGAGCAGGGCCCGATCGCCCGCTTCCATCACTTCCTCGAGGATTTCCTCCAGTCGCTGCACCTTGGCGCTGCGGGCGGCAAACTCCTTGAAGAAGCTGGCATCCGCCTCCGCTGGGTCCTGTTTGAGGGCTAGGGCCGGGTGGTTGCAGATCTGCTTGAGCTTCGTGAGCAGCGCCAGCACCTGACCGTGTTTCTGGCCCAGGGGCGACCGGGCGATCGCATCGAGGCTCTCGTCCACGGTCTTGGAGTAGAGCTTCTTCTGCTCGGGGGCCAGGCCCACCCATTCGCTCAGCTCCACCTTCTCGGGCAGGTCGGAAATGATCGATTTGTCGGTCTTCAGGCGCCGCAGGATGAAGGGACCGACGCGGCCCTTGAGGTCCCGCAGCGATGACATGTCGCCGTAGCGCTCAATCGGCATCCGGTAGCGCTGCCGGAAGAAGGGTTCGTCGCCCAGCACCTTGGGATTGAGGAAATCCATCAGGGCCCAGAGCTCGCTCACCCGGTTCTCCACCGGCGTGCCGGTTAGGGCGATGCGGAAGCGAGGGCCCTTGCCGGGGCGTCCCATGTCGCGGGCCGCCATGGACTGCTTGGCCGCGTGGTTCTTGATTGCCTGAGCTTCATCGATCACGACCCCCTGCCAGTCGACCTTGTCCAGCAGTTCGCTGTCCCGTTGCAGCAGGCCGTAGGTGGTCAGGACCAGATCCACACCCTTCAGGGCTTTCTTCAGGGCCTCCGGGCTGGAGGGGCGTCGCGGTCCGTAGTGCTCATTGACCGTCAGGTCCGGGGTGAAGGCCGCGGCTTCCCGTTTCCAGTTGGTCAGCACCGAGGTGGGCGCCACCAGCAGCACGGGCCGCTTGAGCTCCTCTTCGGCCTTGAGGTGCTGCAGGAAGGCCAGTAACTGGATCGTTTTGCCCAGTCCCATGTCATCGGCCAGGCAGGCGCCCTGATCGAAGCGATGCAGGAAGGCCAGCCAGCCCAGACCGCGTTCCTGATAAGGCCGCAGTTGCCCTGCGAATCCGGGTGGTGCCGGCAGCGGATCGGGGGCTTTCTGCTGGTGGTACTGCTCGAGAACCGCCTGCAGGCGCGGACCTGCAGTGAAGGCGTGGACCGGCAGCCGAGCCAGGGTTTCCCCTTCGTTGCCTGTGATCCGCAGGGCGTCATCCAGGCTGAAGGGTGGTTCAGAGGAACAGAACTTCTCGGCGTTCTTGAGATCGAGGGGCCGCAGTTCGATCCAAGCCCCCTTGTGCTGCACCAGGGGGCTGCGCTTGGCCGAAAGCTTCTCGAGGTCCTTGAGGTTCAGCGTGACCCCGCCGATCATGAATTCCCAGCGCCAATCCAGGCTTTCACCAAGGGTGAAGCCGCGGGACTTCTCCGGCAGCTCGGCTGTGATCGCTAGGCCCAGGCGGCTGGCCAGGCCTCCGGAGAGGCTTGCGGGGAGGACAACCCCGACACCCACATCCCGCAGGCGGGCGGCCGCGGTCCGCACCAGCACGAATGCTTCCGCGGGGGTCAGCTGCATCGCCTCGGGGGTGGCGGCATCGAGGCCCCGCTCCAGGGGCTCAAAGGCCAGCAGGGCGCGGCCCAGGCCCTCGAGCAGCAGCGCTCCCGGCTGCTCCAGTTGAAGTTCACCGAGGGCCAGGTTGCTGTCGCCCGCGGCCCAGACCAAGCCGGCGGGCACCCGCAGGCTGGGGTCGGCTTCAGCCTGCAGGCCGAATTTCAGTTCCCAGAGTTCCTCCCCTTCCGGAGGGGTGAAGAGCTCCAGGCAGGCCCGCGCGGGAGCCACCTTGCCGGCCACGGTCTCGCGCCAGTGGTTACTGGCACCGCCAAGGCGCTCCTGGTCCTCCTCGTCGAGTTTGAGCTTCCCGTCGCGGCTGGCCAAGCCCTCTTCCCAGGCCGCCAGCAGGGGGTCGAGGCCTGTCGCACCGGGTTGGAAGGCTTCGCGCAGCTGTCCATCCACCAGCTTCTCGACGATGCTCGCCACCAAGAGCCGGTTGGAGCGGGGGCGACCGCAGGCCAGCTGGGGGTCTGGGCTGGAGGCCGCAACCACCTGGGGCATTCGGGAGGCCAGTTCTTCCAGCCGGCGGCGGTCGTCTTCTCGGTTGAGTAGGGGGCGCCAGCTGGCTTTACCGTCATCGCTTTCGGGCAGCCAGCGGCCCCGGGCGATCAGGCTGAGGCACCAGCGCTGCACGTGGCACCACCAGAGCAGGTCATCCCCGAGGCCAGCCTCATAGGCACCCGATAGGGGCAATTGGTTCAGCCAAGCGGCAGCCGGTCCAGGCTTGAGGAACCACCCCTCCACCTGCCAGGGCCACCAGCTCAGGTCCTTGGGCAGCGGTTCCCCCGACTGCAGCGGCAGGCCACTCCAAGGGCTCTTGTCCGTGCTTTTTGTCCCGCGGCTCTGTTGCTGACGGCTGGGCAGGGTCAGGGTGACGGTGGCCTGGCGCAGGTCCTCAGACCAGAAGTTGTTGTCGTCGAGCCAGGTGGCTAGATCGTCGAGATCCAGGCTCAGGGGATGGAAGGGCGCCTCGTCCTTCGGGTTGACGGGTTCGGCCACACGCCAGGTATCCGCCCAGATCAACAGGCCGGCGGTGGGCGCCTTGCCTTTGGCGAAGCTTCCCGCCGGGACGACGGGCAGCCAGGTGGCATGCAGCAGGCTCATGGAGGCGGGGCCTGGGGTTCAGGGGCGCCGCCGGATCGGTTCAACCCGGGTCACGACAAGTCGCGATAGGGCCATCGATCCGTGCAACACCAGCGCGGCGCCGATCAGCGGCAACCAAGCACGAATAAACCCCATCATCACAGTTGGCGCGACCTGAGCCAAGGTCTGGGTCCAAGGTTCCTGGAGCGGCCAGGGCAAAAGGGCTGGTAGCCCAAGGCTGTGGATGCCGCAGACCGCTCCGACCAGTCCCGCCTGCAGGTGACTGTCATTGGGGTCCACCCGCTGCAGGTGGAAGGCCAGGAGGCCGTAGAAGAACCCGCAGCCACCTGCCCGGAGGGCTGATTCCACTCCCAGTGGCAGCCCCAAGATCAGCGCGCTGAGGCCTGCTCCCAGGGCCCAGGCGATGGAGCGCAGCCGCAGTTCGGCCCGGCTGGGCCCTTCGGTGACAGGGGAGGCGGCGCTCATGCTGCGCGATCATGCCCGGTTCAGGCTTCTTTCGCTTCGTCATGGCCGCCGCTCCCCGCACTGGTGCTGAGATTCGTGCGGCCTTTCTCGATTTCTACGAACAGCGGGGCCATCAGCCGATGGCCAGTGCCTCCCTGGTGCCGGAAGACCCCACGGTTCTGCTGACCATTGCCGGGATGCTCCCGTTTAAGCCGGTCTTCCTGGGCCAGCAGCCCCGGCCTTCGGCCCGCGCCACCAGCAGCCAGAAGTGCATTCGCACCAACGACATTGAAAACGTGGGGCGCACCGCGCGGCACCACACGTTCTTCGAGATGCTCGGGAACTTCTCCTTTGGCGATTACTTCAAGGAGCAGGCGATCCAGTGGGCCTGGGAGCTGAGCACCACGGTGTACGGGATCAGCCCCAAGAACTTGGTGGTCAGCGTCTTCCGCGAGGACGACGAAGCCGAGCAAATCTGGCGCGATGTGGTGGGGGTCAACCCCAAGCGGATCATCCGCATGGATGAGGCCGATAACTTCTGGGCCTCCGGTCCCACGGGCCCCTGCGGTCCCTGCTCGGAGATCTATTACGACTTCAAACCCGAGCTGGGTGATGAGGGCATCGATCTCGAGGACGACAGCCGCTTCATCGAGTTCTACAACTTGGTCTTCATGCAGTTCAACCGCGACGCTGAGGGCACCCTCACGCCGCTGGAGAACCGCAACATCGATACCGGGATGGGCCTCGAGCGGATGGCCCAAATCCTGCAAAAGGTTCCGAACAACTACGAGACGGACCTGATCTATCCGCTGATTGAGGCTGCGGCGGCTCTGGCGGGTGTCGACTACAAGCAACTCGACGCCAAAGGGCAGACCTCCCTGAAGGTGATCGGTGACCACAGCCGGGCTGTGACCCAGCTGATCTGTGATGGCGTCACCGCCAGCAACCTGGGCCGCGGTTACATCCTGCGTCGCCTACTGCGCCGGGTCGTCCGTCACGGACGTCTCCTGGGCATCGATAAGCCCTTCCTGACGGCGATGGGTGAGGCGTCGATTGCCCTGATGCAGACGGCCTACCCCCAGTTGCTTGAGCGCAAGGAGGTGATTCTTGCTGAGCTGAAGCGTGAAGAGGCCCGCTTCCTGGAAACCCTGGAGCGGGGCGAGAAGCTGCTGGTCGATGTCCTGGCGGCCAAGCCCAAGCAGATCTCAGGTGAGCAGGCCTTTGAGCTCTATGACACCTATGGCTTCCCCCTGGAGCTCACCCAGGAGATCGCCGAAGAGCACGGCCTGGCGGTCGATCTGGATGGCTTTGAGCAGGCGATGGAGGCGCAGCGCCAGCGGGCGAAGGCCGCGGCGGTCAGCATCGACCTGACTCTTCAGGACGCCATTGATCAGATGGCCGCCGATCTGGAGGCCACCAGCTTCCGGGGCTACGAGTTGCTGGACCAGAGCAGCAGCGTTCAGGCGTTGGTGGTCAATGGTGAACCGGCCGTGCGGGCTGAGGCTGGGGACAGCGTTCAGCTGGTGCTGGACACCACGCCCTTCTACGGCGAAGGCGGCGGTCAGGTGGGCGACCGCGGGGTGTTGAGCGGTGATGGCCTGATCATTGCGATCGAGGCCGTGAGCCGAAACCGCAGCGTGTTCGTCCATAGCGGCCGGGTGGAGCGCGGCAGCGTGAGCGTGGGCGATGTGGTCCACGGCCAGGTGGATCGGGCCTGCCGCCGGCGGGCCCAGGCCAACCACACGGCGACTCATTTGTTGCAGTCGGCTCTCAAGCAGGTTGTCGATCCCGGGATCGGCCAGGCCGGCTCCCTGGTTGATTTCGATCGCCTGCGCTTTGACTTCCACTGCCCCCGGGCGATTACGGCGGCAGAGCTTGAGCAGATCGAGACCCTGATCAATGGCTGGATCGCTGAGGCCCACAGCCTCGAGGTCCAGGAGATGGCGATCGAGAAGGCCAAGGCCGCCGGCGCCGTGGCGATGTTTGGCGAGAAATACGCCGATGTGGTCCGGGTCGTCGATGTTCCGGGCGTTTCGATGGAGCTCTGCGGCGGGACTCACGTCAGCAACACCGCAGAGATCGGGCTGTTCAAAATCGTCAGTGAAAGCGGCGTGGCCGCTGGCATCCGCCGCATCGAAGCTGTCGCTGGGGCTGCAGTCCTCGCTTACTTGAACGAACGGGATGCGGTGGTGAAGCAGCTCGGAGAGCGCTTCAAGGCCCAGCCGGCGGAGATTGTTGAGCGAGTGGTGACCCTGCAAACCGAGCTGAAGGCCAGCCAGAAGGCTCTGGCCTCGGCGCGGGAAGAGTTGGCCTTGGCGAAATCCGCGGCCCTGGCGAGCCAATCAGAAGCGGTTGGCGACTTCCAGGTGCTGATTAGCCGCC is a genomic window of Synechococcus sp. A10-1-5-1 containing:
- a CDS encoding SWIM zinc finger family protein; amino-acid sequence: MTFTSPSNGITTQLGDEGLSQQPWWVEQWMELINGYRFKKRLERAWAYAREGNVLSIRFEGRRVHARVQGSGEDPYKVKLWLDVLNDEDWNYVLEALGQKARWSAQLLAGVMPQDIERAFAASGKRLFPFKLQEVRSECTCPDKVNPCKHVSAVYYLMGERFSEDPFVLFQLRGRTRAQLLSDLAVKRRALLAKKAKEAKANPDAHPAVTPQAHPAPISIREPKRWWRYGAALDPGLVVITPAMEGDTGLDEAGAIPLAEDGRFPDAGKQFVEHLKAQGTNFSAAAMATAMAAGRNQDD
- a CDS encoding DEAD/DEAH box helicase, producing MSLLHATWLPVVPAGSFAKGKAPTAGLLIWADTWRVAEPVNPKDEAPFHPLSLDLDDLATWLDDNNFWSEDLRQATVTLTLPSRQQQSRGTKSTDKSPWSGLPLQSGEPLPKDLSWWPWQVEGWFLKPGPAAAWLNQLPLSGAYEAGLGDDLLWWCHVQRWCLSLIARGRWLPESDDGKASWRPLLNREDDRRRLEELASRMPQVVAASSPDPQLACGRPRSNRLLVASIVEKLVDGQLREAFQPGATGLDPLLAAWEEGLASRDGKLKLDEEDQERLGGASNHWRETVAGKVAPARACLELFTPPEGEELWELKFGLQAEADPSLRVPAGLVWAAGDSNLALGELQLEQPGALLLEGLGRALLAFEPLERGLDAATPEAMQLTPAEAFVLVRTAAARLRDVGVGVVLPASLSGGLASRLGLAITAELPEKSRGFTLGESLDWRWEFMIGGVTLNLKDLEKLSAKRSPLVQHKGAWIELRPLDLKNAEKFCSSEPPFSLDDALRITGNEGETLARLPVHAFTAGPRLQAVLEQYHQQKAPDPLPAPPGFAGQLRPYQERGLGWLAFLHRFDQGACLADDMGLGKTIQLLAFLQHLKAEEELKRPVLLVAPTSVLTNWKREAAAFTPDLTVNEHYGPRRPSSPEALKKALKGVDLVLTTYGLLQRDSELLDKVDWQGVVIDEAQAIKNHAAKQSMAARDMGRPGKGPRFRIALTGTPVENRVSELWALMDFLNPKVLGDEPFFRQRYRMPIERYGDMSSLRDLKGRVGPFILRRLKTDKSIISDLPEKVELSEWVGLAPEQKKLYSKTVDESLDAIARSPLGQKHGQVLALLTKLKQICNHPALALKQDPAEADASFFKEFAARSAKVQRLEEILEEVMEAGDRALLFTQFAEWGHLLKAHLEHRWRQEVPFLYGSTSKTERQAMVDRFQDDPRGPQLFLLSLKAGGVGLNLTRASHVFHIDRWWNPAVENQATDRAYRIGQQNRVMVHKFITSGSVEERIDRMIKEKSKLAEDIVGSGEDWLGGMDVSQLKELVTLSEN
- the alaS gene encoding alanine--tRNA ligase, with the protein product MPGSGFFRFVMAAAPRTGAEIRAAFLDFYEQRGHQPMASASLVPEDPTVLLTIAGMLPFKPVFLGQQPRPSARATSSQKCIRTNDIENVGRTARHHTFFEMLGNFSFGDYFKEQAIQWAWELSTTVYGISPKNLVVSVFREDDEAEQIWRDVVGVNPKRIIRMDEADNFWASGPTGPCGPCSEIYYDFKPELGDEGIDLEDDSRFIEFYNLVFMQFNRDAEGTLTPLENRNIDTGMGLERMAQILQKVPNNYETDLIYPLIEAAAALAGVDYKQLDAKGQTSLKVIGDHSRAVTQLICDGVTASNLGRGYILRRLLRRVVRHGRLLGIDKPFLTAMGEASIALMQTAYPQLLERKEVILAELKREEARFLETLERGEKLLVDVLAAKPKQISGEQAFELYDTYGFPLELTQEIAEEHGLAVDLDGFEQAMEAQRQRAKAAAVSIDLTLQDAIDQMAADLEATSFRGYELLDQSSSVQALVVNGEPAVRAEAGDSVQLVLDTTPFYGEGGGQVGDRGVLSGDGLIIAIEAVSRNRSVFVHSGRVERGSVSVGDVVHGQVDRACRRRAQANHTATHLLQSALKQVVDPGIGQAGSLVDFDRLRFDFHCPRAITAAELEQIETLINGWIAEAHSLEVQEMAIEKAKAAGAVAMFGEKYADVVRVVDVPGVSMELCGGTHVSNTAEIGLFKIVSESGVAAGIRRIEAVAGAAVLAYLNERDAVVKQLGERFKAQPAEIVERVVTLQTELKASQKALASAREELALAKSAALASQSEAVGDFQVLISRLDGVEGGGLQSAAQGLVDQLGDGAAVVLGGLPDPSDLGKVILVAAFGKGVIAKGQQAGKFIGAVAKACGGGGGGRPNLAQAGGRDGAALDAALEQAKGELTAALG